The Pseudodesulfovibrio sp. zrk46 genome contains a region encoding:
- a CDS encoding dTDP-4-dehydrorhamnose 3,5-epimerase family protein: protein MEIQIKETQLEGVLEITPFVFEDFRGNYVETYNEKMYRDAGIDVTFIQDDISTSTKHVLRGIHGDQSTWKLVSCLLGKFYLVVVDCREDEPTFGKWQAFNMSDTTYKQILIPPRFGNAHLIMSDKAIFHYKQSTYYNPDGQFTYKHNHPEFDIFWPVENPILSKRDLDGSW, encoded by the coding sequence ATGGAAATCCAAATCAAAGAGACTCAGCTTGAAGGCGTATTGGAAATCACCCCCTTTGTCTTTGAGGACTTCCGGGGCAACTATGTGGAAACATACAATGAGAAGATGTACCGCGACGCGGGCATCGACGTAACCTTCATTCAGGACGACATCTCCACCTCCACCAAACATGTGCTGCGCGGCATCCACGGCGACCAGAGCACTTGGAAACTGGTCTCCTGTCTGCTTGGAAAATTCTATCTGGTGGTAGTGGATTGCCGTGAAGATGAGCCCACCTTCGGCAAGTGGCAGGCCTTCAACATGTCTGACACCACTTACAAGCAGATCCTGATTCCGCCGAGGTTCGGCAACGCCCACCTCATCATGAGCGACAAGGCGATCTTCCATTACAAACAATCCACGTACTACAACCCGGACGGACAATTCACCTACAAGCACAACCATCCGGAGTTTGACATCTTCTGGCCCGTGGAAAACCCAATCCTGTCCAAGCGTGATTTGGATGGCTCCTGGTAA
- a CDS encoding NAD(P)-dependent oxidoreductase — MSLFDNTKILVTGGTGFIGSNLLAALLQTGAQLRSTIHNTPAVIDDPRIEYIHADLTNADDCERCCKDMDIVVHCAAVTSGAAEIEHKPLIHLTPNVIMNTQLMEAAHYSGVSQFVFISSNIVYPLTDHAVVEEEAVGDFFEKYFIVGWMKMFAEKMCEMYATKIKNPMSTLVLRPANLYGPMDDFEWETSHVLPALIRKIVERMDPVPVWGDGKDIKDFVYIDDFIEGMLLATKQQKANEAPGAFDVFNLSSGEGYCLRDLIDIIIEEDGYDGAEVAYDSTKPTMIPKRIVNSDKAANILGWKPKTDIRTGLAKTIEWYRSQL; from the coding sequence ATGTCTTTGTTCGATAACACGAAAATTCTCGTCACTGGCGGAACCGGCTTTATCGGAAGCAACCTTCTGGCTGCTCTGCTCCAAACCGGGGCTCAGTTACGATCGACCATTCACAATACTCCCGCAGTCATAGACGACCCCCGAATCGAGTACATACATGCCGACCTGACGAATGCAGACGACTGCGAGAGATGCTGCAAAGACATGGATATCGTGGTGCATTGCGCTGCCGTCACCTCCGGAGCGGCTGAGATTGAACACAAGCCACTCATTCATCTGACACCGAACGTCATCATGAATACGCAATTGATGGAGGCAGCTCACTATAGTGGAGTCTCCCAATTCGTCTTTATTAGTTCCAACATCGTATACCCGCTGACTGATCATGCAGTAGTGGAAGAAGAGGCTGTTGGTGATTTCTTCGAGAAATACTTCATCGTGGGCTGGATGAAGATGTTCGCTGAAAAAATGTGCGAGATGTACGCCACCAAAATCAAAAACCCCATGTCCACGCTGGTGCTGCGTCCGGCCAATCTTTACGGTCCCATGGACGACTTCGAGTGGGAGACCTCTCACGTACTGCCCGCACTGATCCGCAAGATCGTCGAGCGCATGGATCCGGTTCCGGTCTGGGGCGACGGCAAGGACATCAAGGACTTTGTTTACATAGATGACTTCATCGAGGGAATGCTTCTTGCTACCAAGCAGCAAAAGGCAAATGAAGCCCCGGGCGCTTTCGACGTTTTCAACCTCTCCAGCGGGGAGGGGTACTGCCTGCGCGACCTCATAGACATCATCATTGAGGAAGACGGGTACGACGGTGCGGAAGTGGCGTATGACTCCACCAAGCCGACCATGATTCCCAAGCGAATCGTGAACTCGGACAAAGCGGCTAACATATTGGGATGGAAGCCGAAAACGGACATACGCACCGGTCTTGCCAAAACCATCGAATGGTATCGGAGCCAATTATGA
- a CDS encoding kinase codes for MIISRTPFRISFFGGGTDYPAYYKEHGGEVLSSTIDKYCHIFVRPLPPYFDYHYRIRYTKMEYAKTLDDIEHPSVRECLRLMDLGHGVELLHSGDIPAMSGTGSSSAFTAGLLRALHHMKGQEIDKYELAEMAIHVEQDLIGEYVGSQDQVAAAYGGLNHIEFGGSDGIDINPLALQTHKLNELQDCLHFCFTGVSRESFRIAKSIIDNTRDRLTELKTMKEMVQEALSILKGPVENYDDFGRLLNESWQMKKTLSNKISSDHFDDIYDKALDCGALGGKLCGAGGGGFFLFYIPKENRERFDRDFCECFPVPIKLNTKGSHVISLG; via the coding sequence ATGATCATCTCCAGGACACCGTTTCGAATCTCCTTCTTTGGAGGGGGTACGGACTACCCCGCATACTACAAAGAACACGGTGGAGAAGTGCTGTCTTCCACCATCGACAAGTATTGTCATATTTTTGTCAGGCCCCTGCCTCCATATTTCGATTACCACTACCGCATCCGGTACACCAAGATGGAGTATGCCAAGACATTGGACGATATCGAGCATCCCTCTGTGCGCGAATGCCTGCGCCTGATGGACCTCGGCCACGGCGTGGAACTGCTCCACTCCGGCGATATCCCGGCCATGTCCGGCACCGGTTCCAGTTCCGCCTTCACGGCCGGCCTGCTGCGGGCGCTGCACCACATGAAAGGCCAGGAAATCGACAAGTACGAACTGGCTGAAATGGCCATTCACGTTGAACAGGATCTCATCGGTGAATACGTCGGCTCACAGGATCAGGTTGCTGCGGCATACGGCGGTCTGAACCACATCGAATTCGGCGGCTCGGACGGCATCGACATCAACCCGCTGGCCCTCCAAACCCACAAGCTGAACGAACTGCAGGACTGCCTCCACTTCTGCTTCACCGGTGTATCCCGCGAGTCTTTCAGGATCGCCAAGTCCATTATCGACAACACCAGAGACCGGCTGACCGAACTCAAGACCATGAAGGAAATGGTGCAGGAGGCCCTGTCCATCCTCAAGGGCCCCGTTGAAAACTATGACGACTTCGGGCGTCTGCTCAATGAGTCCTGGCAGATGAAGAAAACACTGAGCAACAAGATTTCCTCTGACCACTTTGACGATATATACGACAAGGCGCTGGACTGCGGTGCGCTGGGCGGCAAGCTCTGCGGCGCTGGCGGCGGTGGATTCTTCCTTTTCTATATTCCCAAGGAAAACCGCGAGCGGTTCGACCGGGACTTCTGTGAATGCTTCCCGGTGCCCATCAAACTCAACACCAAGGGATCGCATGTCATCTCGCTTGGCTAA
- a CDS encoding sugar phosphate nucleotidyltransferase, whose translation MSSRLANCTTYILAGGLGTRLRAATDVPKVIAPVNGRPFLHFLLDKLAAAGCGRVVLCTGHAADAVEGAAATWDGSMRVDFSREAEPLGTGGAVKLALTEDRPETFLLLNGDSFTDADLCAFFTQHSESGAGASVLLARVDEASRYGSVVLNDAGRIEQFAEKQGKGPGLINAGTYLMQTDFFMGHTPDGPFSLETDFLDVMEPGVLGGYVHDGCFIDIGLPATYAACGAFFDELGQGAA comes from the coding sequence ATGTCATCTCGCTTGGCTAATTGCACCACCTACATCCTCGCTGGCGGACTGGGCACACGGCTCAGGGCGGCCACGGATGTTCCCAAGGTGATCGCGCCTGTCAACGGCAGGCCGTTTCTCCATTTCCTGCTCGACAAGCTGGCCGCGGCCGGTTGCGGGCGGGTGGTGCTGTGCACCGGCCATGCGGCAGACGCCGTGGAAGGTGCGGCCGCGACGTGGGATGGCTCCATGCGCGTTGATTTCTCTCGCGAAGCAGAACCGCTGGGTACGGGCGGAGCCGTCAAGCTGGCTCTCACCGAAGACAGACCCGAAACCTTCCTGCTCCTCAACGGCGACAGCTTCACGGATGCAGACCTGTGCGCGTTTTTCACTCAGCACAGCGAAAGCGGTGCCGGAGCATCCGTACTTCTGGCCCGAGTGGATGAAGCCTCCCGCTACGGCAGCGTGGTGCTGAACGACGCCGGGCGCATCGAGCAGTTTGCCGAAAAGCAGGGCAAGGGCCCGGGGTTGATCAATGCCGGCACCTACCTGATGCAAACAGATTTTTTCATGGGACACACCCCGGACGGCCCGTTCTCTCTGGAAACGGATTTTCTTGATGTCATGGAACCCGGCGTGCTGGGCGGCTACGTCCACGACGGATGCTTCATCGACATCGGCCTGCCCGCCACCTATGCGGCGTGCGGCGCATTTTTCGACGAGCTCGGACAGGGAGCGGCGTAA
- a CDS encoding class I SAM-dependent methyltransferase, protein MKYKSNLENKNGAHYKVVTRIPRKTDVLELGCAQGYMTEYLRDELGCRVWGVEIEAEAAGRAGNYAEQMIVADIDRDDWQSELTRKEFDVIVMADVLEHLKHPATALRKCRELLAPGGQIVLSLPNVSHQLVIAMLLCGEFSYGQVGLLDNTHLRFFTPKSFNRLVNENGYEIVDRDDVVSPEPKGDQLECLTTVQKSHPGLFDDMPHALVYQFIYVLRPKGQGGK, encoded by the coding sequence ATGAAGTACAAGTCCAACCTCGAAAACAAGAACGGCGCCCACTACAAGGTGGTGACCCGTATTCCACGCAAGACCGACGTGCTGGAACTGGGCTGCGCGCAGGGCTACATGACCGAGTATCTGCGTGACGAGCTTGGCTGCCGCGTGTGGGGTGTGGAGATCGAGGCCGAGGCTGCTGGCCGCGCCGGCAACTATGCCGAGCAGATGATCGTGGCAGACATCGACCGCGACGACTGGCAAAGCGAGCTGACCCGCAAGGAGTTCGACGTCATCGTCATGGCTGACGTGCTGGAGCACCTCAAGCATCCCGCCACCGCCCTGCGGAAGTGCCGCGAGCTGCTGGCTCCCGGTGGGCAGATCGTGCTGAGCCTGCCCAACGTCTCGCACCAGCTGGTCATCGCCATGCTGCTGTGCGGCGAGTTCTCTTACGGCCAGGTGGGGCTGTTGGACAACACGCACCTGAGATTTTTTACGCCAAAATCATTCAACCGCCTAGTGAATGAAAACGGATACGAGATTGTGGACCGGGATGATGTGGTCAGCCCGGAACCCAAAGGGGATCAGCTGGAGTGCCTGACAACGGTACAGAAGTCCCACCCCGGCCTGTTCGACGACATGCCCCACGCCCTCGTGTACCAGTTCATTTACGTGCTTCGCCCCAAAGGGCAGGGAGGTAAGTAA
- a CDS encoding radical SAM protein, whose protein sequence is MGLKRVNSMLRTNDLTERQLENSKLNFKEIEEGATVLKSAPRRLIFEVTNRCNYKCIMCGRNFDDFNFSDLDFSVIKQFEPLYNVIEEVTLFGWGESMLNPQFDQIIEYLGTFPHLRKFLLSNASQPKKLMEYVDKGLIDILSISMDGAKAETLERIRVGAKMSRIEETVKGVMKKAKDGRPYVNLVFLLFNSNIHELPEMVRICSDWGVPELKVIYLTAFDNTLADETMWRNDGTYLEHFAKAQEEADRLGVNLRLPDEIGKCSAGDEPHKPCDTMWKDLFISCDLDIRPCMSTDDHLTNLSEHKIESLEDFFAMWNSEPFTAFRGAVNDERKMSKACRFCYQCSYANWNKKYAHIAMDFHAPFSGDKE, encoded by the coding sequence ATGGGACTCAAACGCGTCAACAGCATGCTCAGGACCAACGACCTGACAGAGCGCCAATTGGAAAACTCCAAGCTCAACTTCAAGGAGATTGAGGAAGGGGCCACGGTCCTGAAGAGCGCGCCGCGCCGCCTGATCTTCGAGGTGACCAACCGCTGCAACTACAAGTGCATCATGTGCGGTCGCAACTTTGACGATTTCAATTTCAGCGATCTCGATTTTTCCGTCATCAAGCAGTTCGAACCGCTCTACAACGTCATCGAGGAAGTAACCCTGTTCGGCTGGGGCGAGTCCATGCTCAACCCGCAGTTCGACCAGATCATCGAATACCTCGGCACCTTCCCGCACCTGCGAAAGTTCCTGCTCTCCAACGCTTCGCAGCCCAAGAAGCTCATGGAATACGTGGACAAGGGCCTCATCGACATCCTCTCCATCTCCATGGACGGTGCCAAGGCCGAGACGCTGGAGCGTATCCGCGTGGGCGCCAAGATGTCCCGCATCGAGGAGACCGTCAAAGGCGTCATGAAGAAGGCCAAGGATGGCAGGCCGTATGTGAATCTGGTTTTCCTGCTGTTCAACAGCAATATCCACGAGCTGCCCGAGATGGTCCGCATCTGCTCGGACTGGGGCGTGCCCGAACTCAAGGTCATCTACCTGACCGCCTTTGACAACACGCTGGCCGACGAGACCATGTGGCGCAACGACGGAACCTATCTGGAACACTTTGCCAAGGCTCAGGAAGAGGCGGACCGCCTCGGCGTGAACCTGCGTCTGCCCGATGAGATCGGCAAATGCTCGGCAGGCGACGAGCCGCACAAGCCGTGCGACACCATGTGGAAGGACCTGTTCATCAGCTGCGACCTGGATATCCGCCCGTGCATGTCCACGGACGACCACCTGACCAACCTGAGCGAGCATAAGATCGAGTCCCTTGAGGACTTCTTCGCCATGTGGAACAGCGAGCCCTTCACCGCCTTCCGCGGCGCGGTCAACGATGAACGCAAGATGAGCAAGGCGTGCCGCTTCTGCTACCAGTGCTCCTACGCCAACTGGAACAAGAAGTACGCCCACATCGCCATGGATTTCCACGCCCCGTTCAGCGGCGACAAAGAATAA
- a CDS encoding radical SAM/SPASM domain-containing protein, whose translation MQYTPSHLNFYILSGYCNARCIMCPVHESEKVIMSWEDYTGVVDNCANHVDKVEFFTLSAMGEPLMHKDVVRMVEYARDKGFKNLGMITNASLLTPEKSRQLIEAGLNTLMISIDAATEESYARLEKGFKLADIQENVKGFIAARDELGKPARVIVKFLQQDANEGEWPQFKEFWEQHTDPEKRDEIVKTGLHNWGGQLSENVNQAKVLCKELQKYLHVSPTGEAMLCCAAPAEKFHHGNLLSDDMMELYNCEYFSRFRRGFLNKDQPLIEPCDKCNFPVEYGY comes from the coding sequence ATGCAATATACTCCAAGCCACCTCAATTTCTACATCCTGTCCGGGTACTGCAATGCCCGTTGCATCATGTGCCCTGTCCACGAATCCGAAAAGGTCATCATGTCCTGGGAGGATTACACCGGCGTGGTGGACAATTGTGCCAACCACGTGGACAAGGTGGAGTTCTTCACCCTGTCGGCCATGGGCGAGCCCCTCATGCACAAGGATGTAGTTCGCATGGTCGAATACGCCCGCGACAAGGGATTCAAAAATCTCGGCATGATCACCAATGCCTCCCTGCTGACACCGGAGAAATCCCGTCAGCTCATCGAGGCAGGCCTGAACACCCTGATGATCTCCATCGACGCAGCCACCGAAGAGTCCTACGCCCGACTGGAAAAGGGCTTCAAGCTGGCCGACATTCAGGAGAACGTGAAGGGCTTCATCGCGGCCCGCGACGAGCTGGGCAAGCCTGCCCGCGTCATCGTCAAGTTCCTCCAGCAGGACGCCAACGAGGGTGAGTGGCCGCAGTTCAAGGAGTTCTGGGAGCAGCACACCGACCCGGAGAAGCGCGACGAGATCGTCAAGACCGGCCTGCACAACTGGGGCGGCCAGCTCTCCGAGAACGTCAATCAGGCCAAGGTGCTGTGCAAGGAACTTCAAAAGTACCTGCACGTATCGCCCACAGGCGAGGCCATGCTCTGCTGCGCGGCCCCGGCCGAAAAATTCCATCACGGCAACCTGCTCTCCGACGACATGATGGAGCTGTACAACTGCGAATATTTCAGTCGTTTCCGGCGAGGCTTCCTGAACAAGGACCAGCCGCTCATCGAGCCGTGCGACAAATGCAACTTCCCCGTGGAATATGGGTACTGA
- a CDS encoding radical SAM protein, which produces MKKVLFFNLPVVDPSGFENLSLAPPFGIMYISSYAKEHADVQIQLADLSLQMKLDYHSGKETDYRTYFETFDKPDVLAISLMVGSSWNYFTKVVALCREMYPGTPIIVGGNHATGCCGYVLENGFADYVMCGEGEMGFLDYITTDKSPALIQGIYDWPKFQLVGPDERMVQLKKLNHMPDWSILDIPAYMDCGTGSDFYESDDDTVWWHVFTSRGCPCKCAYCAQTIVSKSFLRFYPNDKILDEMREMNRKYGVTGFHIADDMFNANKKRCMELLDGFMELREEFGDLKLSFGNGLYINCLDKEILDKMFEAGAIFIGFAPESGSPTTLKEIMRKDIDLERSSDLMQYVHQRDDVFSRTNIIIGLPRETKELLDETIDYITNLDADWLNINIYYPLPASPLYLELIEKGVIEDGPKLWANTIWRNRIFDMDGITAEEMNYTLNDLNLRLNFVENKNFKRGAYKKALHYFVALMKRVPGHIFAVYMAFKCYEALGMEEEAATTRATMVDWAKNHPYSQKLLKDHSHLLDMSLLEEA; this is translated from the coding sequence ATGAAGAAAGTCCTGTTTTTCAATCTCCCTGTGGTGGACCCCAGCGGTTTCGAGAACCTGTCTCTCGCCCCGCCGTTCGGCATCATGTACATCTCCTCTTACGCCAAGGAGCATGCCGATGTGCAGATACAACTGGCCGACCTGTCCCTGCAGATGAAGCTGGATTACCACTCCGGCAAAGAGACGGACTACCGCACCTATTTCGAGACCTTTGACAAGCCCGACGTGCTGGCCATCTCGCTCATGGTCGGTTCTTCATGGAACTACTTCACCAAGGTCGTGGCGCTGTGCCGCGAGATGTATCCCGGCACCCCCATCATCGTGGGCGGCAACCACGCCACTGGCTGCTGCGGTTACGTGCTGGAGAATGGCTTCGCCGACTACGTCATGTGCGGCGAGGGCGAAATGGGATTCCTCGACTACATCACCACGGATAAATCGCCTGCCCTGATTCAGGGCATCTACGACTGGCCCAAGTTCCAGTTGGTGGGACCGGACGAGCGCATGGTGCAGCTCAAGAAGCTCAATCACATGCCCGACTGGTCCATTCTGGATATTCCCGCCTACATGGACTGCGGCACCGGCTCCGACTTCTACGAGTCCGACGACGACACCGTCTGGTGGCATGTCTTCACCTCCCGCGGCTGCCCGTGCAAGTGCGCCTACTGCGCCCAGACCATCGTCTCCAAGAGCTTCCTGCGCTTCTATCCCAACGACAAGATTCTCGACGAGATGCGCGAGATGAACCGCAAGTACGGCGTGACCGGCTTCCACATCGCGGACGACATGTTCAACGCCAACAAGAAGCGGTGCATGGAACTGCTCGACGGCTTCATGGAACTGCGCGAGGAGTTCGGCGACCTCAAACTTTCCTTTGGCAACGGGCTCTACATCAACTGCCTGGACAAGGAAATTCTGGACAAGATGTTCGAGGCCGGAGCCATCTTCATCGGCTTTGCGCCCGAATCCGGCTCGCCCACCACGCTGAAGGAGATCATGCGCAAGGACATCGATCTGGAGCGCTCCAGTGACCTGATGCAGTACGTGCACCAGCGTGACGACGTCTTCTCCCGCACCAACATCATCATTGGCCTGCCGCGCGAGACCAAGGAGCTGCTGGACGAAACCATCGACTACATCACCAATCTCGATGCGGACTGGCTGAACATCAACATCTACTATCCGCTGCCCGCCAGCCCCCTCTATCTGGAGCTGATAGAGAAGGGCGTCATCGAGGACGGCCCCAAGCTGTGGGCCAATACCATCTGGCGTAACCGCATCTTCGACATGGACGGCATCACGGCCGAAGAGATGAACTACACCCTCAACGACCTGAACCTGCGCCTGAACTTCGTGGAGAACAAGAACTTCAAGCGCGGCGCATACAAGAAGGCGTTGCATTACTTCGTGGCCCTGATGAAGCGCGTGCCGGGACACATCTTTGCCGTGTACATGGCCTTCAAGTGCTACGAGGCTCTGGGCATGGAAGAAGAAGCCGCAACCACCCGCGCCACCATGGTGGACTGGGCCAAGAACCACCCCTATTCGCAAAAACTGCTCAAGGATCACAGCCATCTGCTGGATATGAGCCTGCTTGAGGAAGCATAA
- a CDS encoding glycosyltransferase 61 family protein, with the protein MSEVLYTACKAMPEFPLKYTSVDRDLNTGEHEVLTDFRSLELQKFTNVVASYSPSGVFHKHGPVIPESLLPQYLHTGSIDTAITSRLEPIKGEYIYMGHMISHYGHFFVEALSRLWALEPEFLKGKKLVYLNNPHLTFYNRNNCPFVVDFFDFLGIDDRTDIKFVFEPELFETLYIPTPAISREFTIHPFRKKEMSRVVDTLKDRNPGFEAPKRVYFSRKGLPASTRYIMNEDDVENVYRSFGFSIIQPHALELDEEILSFSDIDVAACLHCSAINNAMFSPKVDKGIIMYDDFVNYREPTMAHIVSSIIDNVYSLKGLIKPAYRFNNNVFWYTPAAFIDTEKLTEQLSFVLNEKPSKVYPVTFAMDEPGRADLHANVASSLGHFGMYDEAGMFLYLAKQRDPERPFVGQVANVLKGEQAAPRVERPLTNRCFTVDTSEHPFLQDDLRTHCEDEEYFNQYAKAEDLLALLTPRCNMQRMAAPAEVKDRLASYGVTVDETVEPGETYDCIMLDGTQGYPAVREALDNALKSLAPKGCIAIQGVLPFDDEYFPKLVSNLRQFTEFQHRPVFDSWKIAYDLNANFGHLDYVTVNVDNGVLLAFPNGNKAESPAIEAADIDAMESRDRDIYGEGFLRMVRGKHFFRHLRHNTVKPGAPLKGLAPVVIPAGEFLSEDNSIKRYYFNKSRAAAAGTSYRLADFIAYSYRQAAKADVAVVGGWEGFAGLYVVNNTVVGSPEAVLPNEENLCVFTLTGQQIVDIVNNAVSQCTPLKNRFYPHASGMDMTRDNEGYVTVHAIGAEQFDPKREYSLVVNSRFANGYPGYQTLADLPHTDTGVTCLDALKNALSRYDYE; encoded by the coding sequence ATGTCCGAAGTGTTGTACACCGCCTGCAAGGCTATGCCGGAATTCCCGCTGAAATACACCAGCGTGGACCGCGACCTGAACACCGGAGAGCACGAGGTGCTGACCGACTTCCGGTCCCTTGAACTCCAGAAGTTCACCAACGTGGTGGCCTCCTACTCACCGTCCGGCGTGTTCCACAAGCACGGCCCGGTTATTCCGGAATCCCTGCTGCCCCAGTACCTGCACACCGGCTCCATCGACACGGCCATCACCAGCCGCCTCGAACCGATCAAAGGCGAGTACATTTACATGGGCCACATGATCAGCCACTACGGCCACTTTTTCGTGGAAGCCCTGAGCCGTCTCTGGGCGCTGGAGCCCGAGTTCCTCAAGGGCAAGAAGCTGGTCTATCTGAACAACCCACACCTGACGTTCTACAACCGGAACAACTGCCCCTTCGTGGTGGACTTTTTCGATTTCCTCGGCATCGACGACCGCACAGACATCAAGTTCGTATTCGAACCCGAGCTCTTCGAAACCCTGTACATCCCAACACCCGCCATTTCACGCGAGTTCACCATTCATCCCTTCCGCAAGAAGGAGATGAGCCGGGTTGTCGACACCCTCAAGGACCGCAACCCGGGCTTTGAAGCCCCCAAGCGAGTCTACTTCTCCCGCAAGGGCCTGCCCGCATCCACGCGTTACATCATGAACGAGGACGATGTTGAGAACGTGTACCGCAGCTTCGGTTTCTCCATCATCCAGCCCCACGCGCTGGAGCTGGACGAGGAAATCCTCTCCTTTTCCGACATCGACGTGGCGGCCTGCCTACACTGCTCAGCCATCAACAACGCCATGTTCTCGCCCAAGGTCGACAAGGGTATCATCATGTATGATGACTTCGTGAACTACCGCGAACCGACCATGGCCCACATCGTGTCGTCCATCATCGACAACGTTTACTCCCTCAAGGGTTTGATCAAACCCGCCTACCGGTTCAACAACAACGTGTTCTGGTACACCCCGGCGGCCTTCATCGACACGGAAAAGCTGACCGAACAGCTCTCCTTCGTGCTCAATGAAAAGCCTTCCAAGGTCTACCCGGTCACCTTTGCCATGGACGAACCGGGCCGCGCCGACCTGCACGCCAACGTGGCCTCCTCGCTGGGGCACTTCGGCATGTACGACGAAGCAGGCATGTTCCTGTATCTCGCCAAGCAGCGAGACCCGGAGCGCCCCTTCGTTGGACAAGTGGCTAACGTACTCAAGGGCGAGCAGGCTGCTCCCAGAGTCGAGCGTCCCCTGACCAACCGCTGCTTCACCGTGGACACCTCGGAGCATCCGTTCCTGCAGGATGACCTGCGCACCCATTGCGAGGACGAAGAATATTTCAACCAGTATGCCAAGGCCGAAGACCTGCTGGCCCTGCTGACCCCGCGCTGCAACATGCAGCGCATGGCAGCCCCGGCTGAGGTCAAGGATCGACTGGCGAGCTACGGCGTCACAGTGGACGAGACCGTGGAACCGGGCGAAACCTACGACTGCATCATGCTGGACGGCACCCAGGGTTACCCGGCCGTGCGCGAGGCTCTCGACAACGCGCTCAAGTCCCTCGCGCCCAAGGGCTGCATCGCCATTCAGGGCGTGCTCCCCTTTGACGACGAATACTTCCCCAAGCTGGTGTCCAATCTGCGCCAGTTCACGGAATTCCAGCATCGCCCGGTCTTTGACAGCTGGAAGATCGCCTATGACCTGAACGCCAACTTCGGTCATCTGGATTACGTCACCGTCAACGTGGACAACGGCGTGCTGCTGGCCTTCCCCAACGGGAACAAGGCAGAGTCTCCGGCCATTGAAGCGGCCGACATCGACGCCATGGAATCCCGCGACCGGGACATCTACGGCGAAGGTTTCCTGCGCATGGTGCGGGGCAAACACTTCTTCCGTCATCTGCGCCACAACACGGTGAAGCCGGGCGCTCCCCTGAAAGGACTGGCTCCCGTGGTCATCCCGGCTGGCGAATTCCTGTCCGAAGACAACAGCATCAAGCGATACTATTTCAACAAGTCCCGTGCGGCCGCGGCTGGCACTTCCTACCGTCTGGCCGATTTCATCGCCTACAGCTACCGGCAGGCCGCCAAGGCCGACGTGGCCGTGGTGGGCGGCTGGGAAGGATTCGCCGGACTCTACGTGGTCAACAACACGGTGGTAGGTTCGCCCGAGGCCGTGTTGCCCAACGAAGAGAACCTGTGCGTGTTCACCCTCACCGGCCAGCAGATAGTGGACATCGTGAACAACGCGGTCAGCCAGTGCACGCCACTCAAGAACCGCTTCTACCCCCACGCATCGGGCATGGACATGACCCGCGACAACGAGGGATACGTCACGGTCCACGCCATCGGCGCGGAGCAGTTCGATCCGAAACGCGAATACTCACTGGTGGTCAACTCCCGGTTCGCCAACGGCTATCCCGGATATCAGACACTGGCAGACCTGCCGCACACCGACACTGGCGTCACCTGTCTCGACGCCCTGAAGAACGCATTATCCAGGTATGATTATGAATAG